Part of the Cardinium endosymbiont of Culicoides punctatus genome, TAAAGGGATATCTTAAACAAAAAGGATTGAATACAAATGTTGGTGATGAGGGAGGATTCGCACCAGATTTAAGTTCCAATGAAAAGGCCATTGAGTATCTCTTAGAGGCTACCATTCGAGCGGGATATACGCCTGGAAAAGATATTTACATTGGCTTAGATGTTGCAAGCAATGAACTGTATAAAAACAACAATTATTACTTAGAGGGTAAGCCATTACATCGAGAGACATGGGTGAATTATTGGGAATATTTGGTTCATACATATCCAATTATCAGCATAGAAGATGGCATGGCAGAAGCTGATTATGATGGCTGGTTGCAGCTTACCCAAAGGTTAGGTAGACGTGTACAATTGGTCGGTGATGATCTGTTTGTTACAAACAAAAAATTATTACAAAAAGGCATAGATCAGCAATGGGCTAATGCATTGCTTGTAAAACCGAATCAGATTGGAACACTCACCGAAACACTAGAAGCGATTATTGGTGCCAAAAATGGGAACTATGCTTCTATTATCTCTCATCGATCGGGAGAAACAGAAGATACGACCATTGCTGATTTGGCTGTTGGGACACGTGTTGGACAGATTAAAACAGGTGCACCTTGTCGTACAGATCGCGTAGCTAAATACAATCGACTACTGCAGATTGAATCGGAATTGCAAAATAATGTATTTTATGCGGGGAGTCATGCTTTTTCTAGATTTTTAGTTGACTAACAATCCTATGATTGAACAGCGTAACATGTAATCTATTCTCAATCAAATCATCATTGCATTAGGGAACGTTCGATAATCATCATTTAACTGCCACAAACAGTGCTATTAGACTAAATCCTAACGCATACAATTTTCCCCTGGGTCTTTATATCCCTAATATCCCTATATCTTGCATAGCATCAGATCCCCTTGCTCCTTAGTGGTTTTGCACAAATAGCAAACTACCGAATGTAACATGAATTTTGCCTTCTTACCACAAATGTAATTTTGTGCTTTTTTTTAATACAAAAATTACCTATTATAAATGTATAAGCAAAAGCAGTTTTTAATACTTAGTCTAATAACTATTTCTTTGTGTATGCAATCATAATCAATCGATTATGATTTTTTTGGGATTGCATTTTTTTATTTTTTTGTTCAAACTAAACCATTTGTAATATGCTCAATCATT contains:
- the eno gene encoding phosphopyruvate hydratase — protein: MSKIHSITAHEILDSRGNPTIETEIQLVSGIKSRASVPSGASTGSLEVVELRDSDPHRYHGKGVLKAVEHIHTTINSHLVGKEVSEQSFLDGLMIQLDGSPNKANLGGNTILSVSLAIAKAAALVRQQTLYQYFSDLLSYKPDEKFVMPVPMMNILNGGAHADNNIDIQEFMILPIGFDSFKEALRSGVEIFHTLKGYLKQKGLNTNVGDEGGFAPDLSSNEKAIEYLLEATIRAGYTPGKDIYIGLDVASNELYKNNNYYLEGKPLHRETWVNYWEYLVHTYPIISIEDGMAEADYDGWLQLTQRLGRRVQLVGDDLFVTNKKLLQKGIDQQWANALLVKPNQIGTLTETLEAIIGAKNGNYASIISHRSGETEDTTIADLAVGTRVGQIKTGAPCRTDRVAKYNRLLQIESELQNNVFYAGSHAFSRFLVD